A stretch of Desulfomonilaceae bacterium DNA encodes these proteins:
- a CDS encoding branched-chain amino acid ABC transporter permease, with protein MRSKTFRESYREDIRIFQTIWVKFWLTLFAIGLLSLPFWVDPYIIYMVNISGIAIIAALGLNILTGFTGQISLGHAAFVALGAYTSAILSSRVDMPFWLTIPAGGIVAALFGVLLGFPCLRLKGLYLAMATMSFGIVVEYGITHWESLTMGVRGISVPAPTFFGYTLGDPSKLFYVTVFFVTVLTLGAKNLARSRIGRAFVAIRDRDVAAEVIGVNLTKYKVMAFAISSFYGGVAGGLYSYATTYLHPENFTLLLSIEYIAMIIVGGLGSILGSIFGAVFLTAMPDIIKGLADSLGHQFVFLQGRYDEEWNIAAFGLLIMIFLIVEPTGLNGIWSRIKTSFKNWPFTY; from the coding sequence ATGAGAAGCAAGACTTTCAGAGAATCCTATAGAGAAGACATTAGAATTTTCCAGACGATCTGGGTAAAGTTTTGGTTGACCCTGTTCGCCATTGGGCTCTTGTCTCTGCCTTTTTGGGTTGATCCTTACATAATCTACATGGTCAACATCTCTGGGATAGCAATAATCGCGGCTCTAGGGTTGAACATCCTTACTGGTTTTACGGGTCAGATATCTCTTGGCCATGCGGCCTTTGTCGCATTGGGGGCATATACTTCGGCAATTCTTAGTTCCAGGGTAGACATGCCTTTCTGGCTCACCATCCCGGCTGGGGGCATTGTCGCCGCATTGTTTGGAGTGCTCCTGGGCTTCCCCTGTCTGCGTCTTAAAGGGCTGTATCTGGCAATGGCCACCATGTCTTTCGGGATAGTTGTCGAATATGGCATCACCCACTGGGAGTCTTTGACCATGGGCGTTCGCGGAATTTCCGTCCCAGCTCCAACTTTTTTCGGCTATACTCTCGGAGACCCTTCCAAACTTTTTTATGTCACTGTTTTTTTTGTGACTGTTCTAACTCTAGGCGCCAAGAATCTTGCCAGGAGCAGGATTGGTCGAGCCTTTGTGGCAATACGAGATCGGGATGTGGCAGCGGAGGTTATAGGCGTCAATCTCACAAAATACAAGGTGATGGCGTTTGCAATCAGTTCCTTTTACGGAGGAGTCGCCGGAGGTCTCTATTCCTATGCCACCACCTATCTCCATCCTGAAAATTTCACACTTCTACTCTCGATAGAATACATTGCTATGATCATCGTCGGAGGTCTAGGGTCAATTTTAGGGTCCATATTCGGAGCCGTGTTTCTAACTGCGATGCCCGACATCATAAAAGGCCTTGCGGATTCACTGGGTCATCAATTCGTATTTCTTCAGGGTCGATATGATGAGGAGTGGAACATAGCGGCTTTCGGCCTCCTTATTATGATCTTCTTAATCGTCGAACCTACAGGTCTTAACGGGATTTGGTCTCGTATCAAGACCAGTTTCAAGAACTGGCCGTTCACTTACTGA
- a CDS encoding branched-chain amino acid ABC transporter permease: MTEEALYFLQLFISGVAVGSLYALVALGFVLIYKATDIMNFAHGEAMMVGAFICYALVMAGIPFLWAVVITVAIAMFFGLVTERLILRPMIGEPQFAVVMVTIGLSIFLRSISGIIFGHDNKIFPSPFSEQSLVFKGLVLSQTHLWAMLISGLMVVLFFLFFRYSRVGLAMRGVANDQDTAMLMGVSVKRVFALTWGISFAIAAVAGIFLANVMVLNIGICLVAIKAFPAVILGGLESIPGAIIGGLVIGVMETLVGGYLDQTFPGVKDLTAFVVLFLVLMIRPYGLFGKEEIERV, encoded by the coding sequence GTGACAGAAGAGGCGCTTTATTTTTTGCAGCTTTTTATTTCAGGCGTCGCCGTGGGGAGTTTGTATGCGCTTGTGGCGCTAGGATTTGTTCTTATTTATAAAGCCACCGACATCATGAACTTTGCGCACGGAGAGGCGATGATGGTGGGCGCCTTCATCTGTTATGCGCTTGTCATGGCAGGAATTCCATTTCTCTGGGCCGTTGTGATCACCGTAGCGATTGCAATGTTCTTCGGACTGGTCACCGAACGCCTGATCTTGAGACCCATGATCGGGGAGCCCCAATTTGCGGTAGTCATGGTCACTATCGGTCTATCCATATTTTTGAGGAGCATTTCCGGGATTATATTCGGGCATGACAACAAGATATTTCCGTCACCTTTTTCAGAACAGTCTCTGGTCTTTAAAGGACTCGTGCTGTCACAGACCCACCTCTGGGCGATGCTGATATCCGGGTTGATGGTCGTCCTGTTCTTCCTCTTCTTTAGATATTCACGAGTTGGGCTAGCAATGCGCGGAGTGGCCAATGACCAGGATACGGCCATGTTGATGGGTGTCAGCGTCAAAAGAGTTTTCGCTCTAACATGGGGCATTTCATTCGCCATCGCGGCTGTCGCCGGGATATTCCTCGCTAACGTAATGGTGTTGAACATAGGTATTTGTCTGGTGGCTATCAAGGCTTTCCCAGCGGTCATTCTTGGAGGGCTGGAAAGCATTCCTGGCGCGATCATCGGGGGTCTGGTGATTGGTGTAATGGAGACACTGGTAGGTGGCTATTTGGACCAGACATTTCCGGGTGTGAAAGACCTTACGGCCTTTGTGGTCCTTTTCCTGGTTCTTATGATCAGGCCTTATGGGCTATTTGGCAAAGAAGAAATAGAGCGGGTTTAA